Proteins from a genomic interval of Liolophura sinensis isolate JHLJ2023 chromosome 3, CUHK_Ljap_v2, whole genome shotgun sequence:
- the LOC135464110 gene encoding failed axon connections homolog, with protein sequence MELFAVVSVASLILGIVAMWLTCKKRSVVGNYPKDTIVLHQIRRGPYAPSISPFCVKLETYLRMSKLKYQNVCGRTMSSKGKVPWIELNGQEIADSEFCIEFLNKKFDVDLNAGVSRVDLATGVAFQRLAEDSLYWCLVLYRWVFRVNEAWLEEARIPVLFRWYVSRFTRRQTWSQGHGRHSQAEVDRILQSDLQALSEFLGTKPFLLGREPSQVDCAVFGQLSQFKWNMHGCLANTLVTETFPNLSAYCERMKERYWPDWDEHTLMGRKQDK encoded by the exons ATGGAGCTCTTTGCTGTGGTCAGTGTAGCGTCCTTAATCCTGGGTATCGTCGCAATGTGGTTGACCTGTAAGAAGAG ATCCGTTGTGGGTAATTACCCTAAGGACACGATTGTGTTACACCAGATAAGACGGGGACCTTACGCTCCCAGCATCTCACCTTTCTGTGTCAAGCTAGAGACTTACCTGAGGATGTCAAAGCTCAAGTACCAG AATGTCTGCGGCCGAACAATGTCATCCAAGGGTAAAGTCCCTTGGATCGAGCTGAATGGCCAAGAGATCGCAGATTCTGAGTTCTGCATTGAATTCCTGAACAAGAAGTTTGACGTCGACTTAAATGCTGGTGTGTCACGAGTGGACCTTGCTACAGGAGTCGCTTTCCAGAGGCTTGCTGAAGATAGTCTCTACTG GTGTCTAGTGTTGTACAGATGGGTGTTTCGTGTGAACGAGGCTTGGCTAGAAGAGGCTCGGATCCCCGTCTTATTCCGCTGGTACGTCTCGCGGTTTACCCGGCGTCAGACATGGTCCCAGGGCCACGGCAGGCACAGCCAGGCAGAGGTGGACCGGATATTGCAGAGCGACCTTCAGGCACTATCAGAGTTTTTAG GTACTAAACCGTTCCTTCTGGGTCGGGAGCCGAGCCAGGTGGACTGTGCTGTGTTTGGTCAGCTCTCCCAGTTTAAGTGGAACATGCACGGCTGTTTGGCCAACACACTCGTCACGG AGACTTTTCCCAACCTGAGTGCTTACTGCGAGCGTATGAAGGAACGGTACTGGCCCGACTGGGATGAACACACTCTGATGGGCCGCAAACAGGACAAGTAG